The following nucleotide sequence is from Synechococcus sp. KORDI-52.
GATCGGACGGCTTCGCGGCGGATCTCACCCGCCTGCACAAAGAGGAAAACGACCGACGTCAGACGCGTGATCAGGCCAATGCGGTCTTGCATCGTGAGCGGTTGAAGGCGGCGGAGGCTCTGGAGGCGTCGTTGCTGGAGCTGTTGCCACCCATGGGCCTCGCCAACGTGCGTTTCAAGGTTGGTCTCACCCCTTCTGATCCGGCTGAGCATGGTGCGGACGCTGTTCAATTCCTGTTTTCCGCGAATCCCGGCCAGCCGATGGCACCGCTGACGGAGGTTGCCTCCGGCGGTGAGATGTCCCGTTTTCTACTCGCGCTCAAGACCACCCTTGCCGCGGTGGATGGCTCCAGCACGCTGCTGTTCGATGAGATTGATGCCGGCGTCAGTGGACGCGTCAGTGGAGCGATGGCGGATCTCCTCCAGACCCTGGCCTGTCAGCGTCAGGTGTTTTGCGTCACCCACCAACCGCTCGTGGCAGCGGTGGCTGATCACCATTTCCGGGTGAGCAAGCATGTGGAAGATGGCGTCACCCATTCGCGGGTGTCCCGACTGCGGGACACTCAGGAACGTCGCCAAGAGCTGGCGGACCTTGCTGGTGGGGATCAGGCCGATGCCTATGCAGCGAGCCTGCTGGACCAGCGAACAGCCTGAAGGCTTCGGTTCTTCCTAAACTTCTGAGCTTTCCAACGGGTCCTGATGGCGCGAATTGCTGCCAAGATCGCTGAATCAGCGGGCCCGCTGGCGACTCAGGATGATGTGATTCGCGTGAGGGGTGCCCGGCAGCACAACCTCAAGAACGTCGACGTCACCATTCCCCGCAACAAGTTGGTGGTGTTCACCGGGGTGAGTGGCAGCGGCAAGAGTTCACTCGCCTTCGACACGATTTTCGCGGAGGGACAGCGCCGCTACGTCGAAAGTCTGTCGGCCTATGCCCGCCAGTTTCTGGGGCAGGTGGACAAGCCTGATGTCGATGCCATCGAGGGCCTGTCTCCGGCGATATCGATTGATCAGAAATCCACCAGCCACAACCCCCGTTCCACGGTGGGCACAGTCACGGAGATTCAGGACTATCTCCGTCTGTTGTTCGGCCGCGCAGGCGAGCCCCACTGCCCCAAATGTGGCCGTTCGATCAAGCCGCAGAGCATCGACGAAATGGTCGATCAGATCCTGTTGTTGCCGGAGGGAACCCGTTATCAGCTGTTGGCGCCGGTGGTGCGCGGCAAGAAGGGTACCCACACCAAGTTGATCAGTGGTTTGGCGGCTGAAGGTTTCGCCCGGGTGCGCATCAACGGCGAGGTGCGCGAGCTGGCCGACAACATTGAGCTCGACAAGAACCAAAGCCACAACCTTGAGGTGGTGGTGGATCGTCTTGTAGCCCGTGAGGGGATCCAGGAACGGCTGACCGATTCGCTGCGCACCGCCCTCAAACGAGGTGATGGTCTGGCGCTGGTGGAGGTGGTGCCCAAGAAAGGGGAGGAGCTTCCCGAGGGTGTTGAGCGGGAGCGGCTTTATTCCGAGAATTTCGCCTGCCCGGTGCACGGCGCTGTGATGGAGGAGCTCTCACCGCGACTGTTTTCGTTCAACAGCCCTTACGGCGCCTGTGAGGCCTGCCATGGCATCGGCCATCTGCGCAAATTCACTGTGGACCGGGTGATCCCGGACCCAACTCAGCCGGTGTATTCAGCTGTTGCGCCTTGGGCCGAGAAAGACAACAGCTATTACTTCTCACTGCTGTATTCGGTGGGTGAAGCTTTCGGCTTTGAGATCAAGACCCCATGGAATGAGCTCACGGATGAACAGCGGGATGTGCTGCTCAACGGAAGCCGGGATCCGATTCTGATTCAGGCCGACAGCCGTTATCGCAAGGGCAAAGGGGGCTACACCCGACCCTTCGAAGGCATTCTCCCGATTCTCGAGCGGCAGCTCCGCGATGCCAGCGGTGAAGCCCAGCGCCAGAAGTTGGAGAAGTATCTCGAGCTGGTTCCCTGTGAAGCCTGTGGCGGTCAGCGGCTCCGCCCTGAAGCCTTGGCGGTGAAGGTGGGGCCATACCGGATTCCAGAACTTACAGCCGTCAGCGTCGGTCAGACCCTGGAACGGATTGAAAAACTGATGGGTGTGGGCGCCCATGAGGGCTCTGAGCCCTTGCTGAATGCCCGTCAGATCCAGATCGGTGATCTGGTGCTCAGGGAAATCCGCCTGCGTCTGAAATTCCTGCTCGATGTTGGTCTCGACTACCTGAGCCTGGATCGACCGGCGATGACGCTCTCGGGTGGTGAAGCCCAGCGCATCCGTCTGGCCACCCAGATCGGTGCTGGCCTCACTGGGGTGCTCTATGTGCTGGATGAGCCGAGCATCGGCCTGCATCAGCGGGACAATGACCGTCTTCTGAACACCCTGGTGCGGCTCAGGGATCTCGGAAACACCCTGGTGGTGGTGGAACACGATGAAGACACGATTCGTGCTGCCGATCACGTGGTGGACATCGGCCCTGGTGCCGGCGTCCATGGGGGCCACATCGTTGCTGAGGGAAGTTTCGATGACCTGGTGGCGAGCAGTGAATCCCTCACCGGCGCTTATCTGAGTGGCCGTCGGTCGATTCCAACGCCGGCCGAACGCCGCCAGAGCGGTTCGCGCTCACTCAAGTTGATTGATTGCAACCGCAACAACCTCAAGAACGTTTCGGTTGAGTTCCCCTTGGGCCGGTTGGTGTCCGTCACCGGGGTGAGCGGCAGCGGCAAGAGCACCCTGGTGAATGAGCTACTGCATCCCGCCCTGGAGAACGGACTGGGTCTGAAGGTGCCCTTTCCGCAGGGTCTGGGGGAGCTGCGGGGGTTGAAGTCGATCGACAAGGTGATCGTGATCGACCAGAGCCCGATTGGACGCACTCCCCGATCCAATCCAGCCACCTACACCGGTGCCTTTGATCCGATCCGTCAGGTGTTCGCCGCCACGGTGGAGGCCAAGGCCCGCGGTTATCAGGTGGGTCAGTTCAGTTTCAACGTGAAGGGCGGCCGCTGTGAGGCTTGCCGCGGTCAGGGCGTGAATGTGATTGAGATGAACTTCCTGCCGGATGTGTACGTCCAGTGCGATGTCTGCAAGGGCGCCCGGTTCAACCGCGAAACCCTGCAGGTGAAATACAAGGGCTACACGATTGCCGATGTGCTCCAGATGACGGTGGAGCAGGCCGCTGAGGTGTTTGATGCGATTCCTCAGGCGGCAGATCGCTTGCGCACGTTGGTGGATGTGGGCCTCGGCTACGTCAAACTTGGACAGCCGGCGCCAACCTTGTCTGGGGGTGAGGCCCAGCGGGTGAAGCTCGCAACGGAGCTGTCACGGCGCGCCACCGGTAAGACTCTTTATCTGATTGATGAGCCCACCACCGGTCTCAGCTTCTACGACGTGCACAAGCTGATGGATGTGATGCAGCGGTTGGTGGACAAGGGCAACTCGATCATCTGCATCGAGCACAATCTTGATGTGATCCGTTGCAGCGACTGGATCATCGATCTCGGCCCCGAAGGCGGTGACAAGGGTGGCGAGATTCTGGTGACGGGAACTCCAGAAGAGGTCGCCCAGCACCCCACCAGTCACACCGGCCGCTATCTCAGTCGGGTTCTGGAGCAGCATCCTCCTGAACTTCCTGTTCCTTTGGCGGCTTGATGACTCGTCTACGCACACACCTGGGTGCTCTCGGCGTCGGCATCTCGTTGGCCTTGACCGGCGGACCCGTCTCAGCTCTGGAAAGGTTGGCGCTGCGACTGCCATTCCTGGACAGTCAGGTCACGATCAATCTTTCCGGCAGTCAGTCCGCTGAACAGTTGATCCTGGCCAGTCCGGATCTGCAGGATCTGCAATCGGTCAGTGGTGGCAAGTTACTGGTTCTGCTGCGCCAAATTTTCCTCACGCCACTGCCTGTGGAGACCAAGGCCTTGCTGGCGGGATCGACCGGTCAGCCGCTTCTGGAGCAGGCCCTCCATGCGGCGACGCAGGTGGTGGACCTTCAGGGTGTTGAACCGGATGTGACCGGTCAGATGCTGACCGATGCCTTGATTCGTGCAGAACGCCGGGGACAACCCAACATTCTCGGGTTTCTAAGGGAATTGCCTGGAGAGCAGGCATCGATCGATCTGTCGCGCGTCGTGGAGGTGGCCAATCGGCTCAAAACCAACCTTGAAGAGGGCGTGACTTTGGCGCGTTCCACCGAAGCTGCATCCGTGACGGCCGCTCTGCGGGTGCCACTGCGGCCCAGTTGGTCCCGTGAGGTTGTTCAGGTTTCCGTGCCGCACCGCCCGCAATCCCTTCGGGTGCTGACGCTTCGGCCTGCAGCGCCATCGAATGGTCGGCTGGTTGTGATTTCCCATGGGCTTTGGGACGATCCGGAATCCTTTGAGGGTTGGGGTGAGGTACTGGCTGCCCATGGGTACACGGTGCTGATGCCAGACCATCCCGGTAGTGATCTCAATCAGCAGAAGGCCATGCTCGCTGGTGATGTGCCCCCTCCTGGAGCCGAGGAACTCAGACTCCGGCCCCTTGATGTTTCCGCTCTGTTGGATGCTGTTCGTGCTGGCCGACTCCTGGCCGACGCTGATTTGGACACGGATGCCGTTGCGGTGGTCGGTCATTCCTGGGGAGCCACCACCACCCTTCAGCTGGCTGGTGGTGTGACCACCGATCGAAAACTCAAATCCCGTTGCAACGACTTGAAGGATTCGGAGCGCAATCTCAGCTGGGTGTTGCAGTGCAGTTGGCTGTCCGGGATCAACCAAGCCTCTGTCGCAGATCCGAGGGTCAAGGCTGTTGTGGCCGTCAGCCCACCACTTCGTTTGTTGTTTGACCGCAGTCGTTTGAAGACCCTTTCCGCCAAGGTGCTCTTGATCAGTGGTACGCGCGACTGGGTGGTGCCCTCGGGTCCGGAGGCGATCGTTCCCATGCGCGAGAGCAAGGCAGTGCAGTTGGGTCACCGTCTTGTGTTGGTGCAGGGTGCTGACCACTTCAGCCTTCGCAGTTTTGGTGGCGAAGCCTTCCCGGCACAGGTTGGGCCGGTTCTCCTTGGCTGGATCAATGAGCAGCTTGAGGTGGACGGTGCCGTCACCTTTTCTGAGGGTGGTTGGGGTGACGAGCAGGGCAGCCTTGTCGATGTGAGCGGCCGTCTCTGACGTTGCTGGGTTGTTACATCCAGCCGTTCGTATGACGTTGGTTTTTCGGGCCCAGATCTCCTGCCAGACAAGACGACTCGGCTGTTTTGATGGTCTTGAACACCTCCTCTTCTAAGGTTTTTTTCACTTTTCACCACTTCTTCTGCCTCTAAAGAAAAACCAACGGCACCGAATCTGTGTCCCGTTGTTGTTTGTGAGGGGAGCGAATGGGGATCCGGTTGTTGCATCTGCACCTCCATGGTCTCTTTCGTGCCCATGGGCTTGAGCTGGGACGGGATGCTGATACCGGTGGCCAGACCTTGTATGTGCTTGAGCTCGTGCGCAGCCTGGCTCAGCGGGCTGAGGTCGAGCAGGTTGATGTTGTCACTCGCTTAATTCAGGACCGCCGGGTTGCGCTTGACTACAGCCAACGGGAAGAGGCCATAGCTCCAGGAGCTCGCATCCTGCGTTTCCCCTTCGGTCCGAAGCGGTATCTGCGCAAGGAGTTGCTTTGGCCCCATCTCGAGGAGCTGGCTGATCAGCTGGTGGAACATCTGAGCCGGCCCGGTCAGAGGGTCGACTGGATCCATGCCCATTACGCCGATGCCGGTCTGGTGGGTGCTTTGGTCAGTCAGCGGATGGGGATTCCACTGGTTTTCACGGGTCATTCCCTCGGCCGGGAGAAACAGCGACGTCTTCTGGCGGGTGGCCTGGATCGCTCTCAACTTGAGCAGACCTACGCCATCAGCCGGCGCATCGATGCTGAAGAGCGCGCCCTGGCCCAAGCCGATCTGGTGATCACCAGCACCCGTCAGGAAGCAGATCAGCAGTATTCCCGCTATGGGCACTTTCAGGCGGATCAGGCGGAGGTGGTGCCCCCTGGGGTCGATGCCACGCGGTTCCATCCCCACGGTTCGTCGCAGGAAAGTTCGGCGTTGCAAAGCTTGTTGCAGCCTTTCCTGAGGGAGCCGGATCGCCCGCCCCTGCTGGCGATTTCCCGTGCTGTGCGACGCAAGAACATTCCCGCGCTGGTGGAAGCCTTTGGCCAATCGCCGGTGTTGCGGCAGCGTCACAACCTGGTGCTTGTGCTCGGTTGTCGAGATGATCCCCGTCAGCTTGAGAAGCAGCAGCGTGAGGTGCTTCAGCAGGTGTTTGATCTGGTGGATCGCTTTGATCTCTATGGCCAGGTGGCTTATCCCAAACAACACAGCCGTGCCCAGATTCCCGCCTTGTACCGCTGGGCGGCGCGTCGGGGAGGGTTGTTTGTGAACCCGGCGTTGACCGAACCGTTCGGACTCACCCTTCTGGAGGCGGCAGCCTGCGGTTTGCCGATGGTGGCGACCGATGATGGAGGTCCACGGGACATCCAACACCGCTGCGACAACGGTCTTCTGGCGGACGTCACCGACCCGGGAGCACTTCAGGAGGCCTTGGAATTGGCCGGCAGTGATCGCTCCCGTTGGCGGCGTTGGAGTGACAACGGGGTCGAGGCCATCAGCCGCCACTTCAGCTGGGATGCCCACGTGTGTCAGTACCTCGCCCTGATGCAGCACAAGATCCGTGTGTCCCCTGTTCGTGGGATGTCGGTGGTGCGGCGACCCAGTCCCGTTTCCAGGCTGTTGGCGTTGGATCTCGATAACTGCCTCGAGCTTCCGGAGGAGCATCCCCTGGCGCATCTGCGAGATCGGCTTCAGGCCGAACCTTTCGCTGCTTCGACAGGGTTGGTGATCCTGACGGGGCGTTCGCCGGATCAGGCGCGTCAGCGCTACCGGGAGTTGCATCTTCCCGACCCCAAGGCCTGGATCTGCCGCGCTGGAACCGTGATCCACCACCGGCTCGATCGCGCAGAAGACCCCGTTTGGACGCAGAGGATCAGCCAGGCTTGGGATCGCGAGGCTGTCCTTGCAGCCATGGGTCAACTGCAGGAACACATTCAGCTTCAGGATCCTGACCATCAGAGTCGCTTCAAGGTCAGCTACCTGTTGCGTGCCACCGATCGGGGTCTGATCGGGTTGGCCCGGCAGTGCTTGCGGCGCCATGGTCTGCAGGCGGAACCCCAGCTCCGCTGTCACTGGTTCTTGGATGTTCTGCCGCAGCGCGCATCCCGCAGCGAGGCCATTCGCTTCCTGGCCCAGTCCTGGGGGCTCCCCCTGGAGCAGGTTCTGGTGGTGGCCAGTCAGCAGGGGGATGGAGAGTTGCTGGATGGTCTACCCGCCACAGTTGTTCCTGCGGATCACGATCCCTGTCTGCTGGGTCAGCGGACCCAGCAACGGGTGTACGTGTCGAAACGCTCCAGTGTTGGAGCTGTGCTGGATGGCTTAACCCATTATCGGTTTTCAGCCAGCCGTTGATCCTGGGATCACGGTTACACATGCGGCTGCCCTGTCGGCCTTGGCTTGTGCTTCCCTGCGATCGGCTCCCCTTGCCAGCGCCACACCCATCCGCCGACCGGGGCGGGCTGTGGGCTTGCCGAACAGCAGCACTTGGGTGTCGGCTTCCGTGAGCGCTTGTTCGACCCCTTCAAAAGCGACGGAGTCCATGTTCGTTTGGGCCAGGATCACTCGGCTGGCCGCGGCACCAGCTGCCGTGATGGTGGGGATCGGTAGACCGAGAACAGCACGCAGGTGCAGTTCGAACTCGCTCAGGTTCTGGCTGATCAGGGTGACCAGGCCGGTGTCGTGCGGTCGGGGAGACAGCTCTGAAAAAATCACCTCGTCGCCACAGAGGAAAAATTCCACTCCGAAGAGGCCGGCGCCGCCCAGGTTGTCGGTGACGGTCTTGGCCATGGCCTGGGCCTCTCGCAGTTGTTGGTCGGTGAGTTGAGCCGGCTGCCAACTGCATTGGTAGTCGCCACCTTCTTGCTCGTGGCCGATCGGGGCGCAGAACAGGGTTTCGCCATTGCGTTGGCGGATGGTGAGCAGGGTGATTTCCAGATCAAAATGGAGGAATTCTTCAACGATCACCTGGGTTGAGGTGCCCCGAGCGCCAGCCATGGCGGCCTCCCAGGCCTTGGGCAGATCGTCGGCACAGCTCACAACGCTCTGGCCTTTGCCGGAGGAACTCATCACCGGTTTCACCACCACGGGCCAGCCCAGAGGCTCCGCCACCTCCATGAGTTCATCAGCGCTGGAGGCATAGGCAAACCGGGCCGTTCGGAGAGCGAGCTCGTCAGCCGCCAGGTCGCGGATCCGGTCTCGGTTCATGGTGACGGCCGTTGCACGGGCCGTTGGAATCACGGTGATTCCCTCCTGTTCGAGTTCTGCCAGGGCATGAACGGCGAGTGCTTCGATCTCCGGGATCACCACGTCGGGTTGGTGGCGCCTGACCACCTTCAGTAAGGCATCGGCATCGGTCATCGGCAGCACTTCCGCTGCGTCCGCCACCTGCATGGCTGGAGCACCGGCATAACGATCACAGGCGATCACCCGGCAGCCAAGGCGTTGGGCAGCAATGGCCACTTCCTTGCCCAGCTCCCCACTGCCCAGCAGCATCACGGTGCGTGGAAACGACGGCATGGTGATCCTTGAACGGCCTGCTTGCATCATCAATCAATGCAAGTCCTGAGACTTTCCGCAGCCTGGGGTCCAGCACTTGATGTTCCGCTAGCTCAGGGATGCGTTCTTGATCGAGTCCAGTGCTGCGGGCGACGTTGTTGGCGGTCCTCACTGGAGCTTGTCTTCAGCTCGGGCCGGTCGGAGCCAGGCCTGCTGATCCCATTCCGCCGGTTGCCCCCTGGCT
It contains:
- the uvrA gene encoding excinuclease ABC subunit UvrA: MARIAAKIAESAGPLATQDDVIRVRGARQHNLKNVDVTIPRNKLVVFTGVSGSGKSSLAFDTIFAEGQRRYVESLSAYARQFLGQVDKPDVDAIEGLSPAISIDQKSTSHNPRSTVGTVTEIQDYLRLLFGRAGEPHCPKCGRSIKPQSIDEMVDQILLLPEGTRYQLLAPVVRGKKGTHTKLISGLAAEGFARVRINGEVRELADNIELDKNQSHNLEVVVDRLVAREGIQERLTDSLRTALKRGDGLALVEVVPKKGEELPEGVERERLYSENFACPVHGAVMEELSPRLFSFNSPYGACEACHGIGHLRKFTVDRVIPDPTQPVYSAVAPWAEKDNSYYFSLLYSVGEAFGFEIKTPWNELTDEQRDVLLNGSRDPILIQADSRYRKGKGGYTRPFEGILPILERQLRDASGEAQRQKLEKYLELVPCEACGGQRLRPEALAVKVGPYRIPELTAVSVGQTLERIEKLMGVGAHEGSEPLLNARQIQIGDLVLREIRLRLKFLLDVGLDYLSLDRPAMTLSGGEAQRIRLATQIGAGLTGVLYVLDEPSIGLHQRDNDRLLNTLVRLRDLGNTLVVVEHDEDTIRAADHVVDIGPGAGVHGGHIVAEGSFDDLVASSESLTGAYLSGRRSIPTPAERRQSGSRSLKLIDCNRNNLKNVSVEFPLGRLVSVTGVSGSGKSTLVNELLHPALENGLGLKVPFPQGLGELRGLKSIDKVIVIDQSPIGRTPRSNPATYTGAFDPIRQVFAATVEAKARGYQVGQFSFNVKGGRCEACRGQGVNVIEMNFLPDVYVQCDVCKGARFNRETLQVKYKGYTIADVLQMTVEQAAEVFDAIPQAADRLRTLVDVGLGYVKLGQPAPTLSGGEAQRVKLATELSRRATGKTLYLIDEPTTGLSFYDVHKLMDVMQRLVDKGNSIICIEHNLDVIRCSDWIIDLGPEGGDKGGEILVTGTPEEVAQHPTSHTGRYLSRVLEQHPPELPVPLAA
- a CDS encoding alpha/beta fold hydrolase — its product is MTRLRTHLGALGVGISLALTGGPVSALERLALRLPFLDSQVTINLSGSQSAEQLILASPDLQDLQSVSGGKLLVLLRQIFLTPLPVETKALLAGSTGQPLLEQALHAATQVVDLQGVEPDVTGQMLTDALIRAERRGQPNILGFLRELPGEQASIDLSRVVEVANRLKTNLEEGVTLARSTEAASVTAALRVPLRPSWSREVVQVSVPHRPQSLRVLTLRPAAPSNGRLVVISHGLWDDPESFEGWGEVLAAHGYTVLMPDHPGSDLNQQKAMLAGDVPPPGAEELRLRPLDVSALLDAVRAGRLLADADLDTDAVAVVGHSWGATTTLQLAGGVTTDRKLKSRCNDLKDSERNLSWVLQCSWLSGINQASVADPRVKAVVAVSPPLRLLFDRSRLKTLSAKVLLISGTRDWVVPSGPEAIVPMRESKAVQLGHRLVLVQGADHFSLRSFGGEAFPAQVGPVLLGWINEQLEVDGAVTFSEGGWGDEQGSLVDVSGRL
- a CDS encoding HAD family hydrolase; protein product: MGIRLLHLHLHGLFRAHGLELGRDADTGGQTLYVLELVRSLAQRAEVEQVDVVTRLIQDRRVALDYSQREEAIAPGARILRFPFGPKRYLRKELLWPHLEELADQLVEHLSRPGQRVDWIHAHYADAGLVGALVSQRMGIPLVFTGHSLGREKQRRLLAGGLDRSQLEQTYAISRRIDAEERALAQADLVITSTRQEADQQYSRYGHFQADQAEVVPPGVDATRFHPHGSSQESSALQSLLQPFLREPDRPPLLAISRAVRRKNIPALVEAFGQSPVLRQRHNLVLVLGCRDDPRQLEKQQREVLQQVFDLVDRFDLYGQVAYPKQHSRAQIPALYRWAARRGGLFVNPALTEPFGLTLLEAAACGLPMVATDDGGPRDIQHRCDNGLLADVTDPGALQEALELAGSDRSRWRRWSDNGVEAISRHFSWDAHVCQYLALMQHKIRVSPVRGMSVVRRPSPVSRLLALDLDNCLELPEEHPLAHLRDRLQAEPFAASTGLVILTGRSPDQARQRYRELHLPDPKAWICRAGTVIHHRLDRAEDPVWTQRISQAWDREAVLAAMGQLQEHIQLQDPDHQSRFKVSYLLRATDRGLIGLARQCLRRHGLQAEPQLRCHWFLDVLPQRASRSEAIRFLAQSWGLPLEQVLVVASQQGDGELLDGLPATVVPADHDPCLLGQRTQQRVYVSKRSSVGAVLDGLTHYRFSASR
- the purT gene encoding formate-dependent phosphoribosylglycinamide formyltransferase codes for the protein MPSFPRTVMLLGSGELGKEVAIAAQRLGCRVIACDRYAGAPAMQVADAAEVLPMTDADALLKVVRRHQPDVVIPEIEALAVHALAELEQEGITVIPTARATAVTMNRDRIRDLAADELALRTARFAYASSADELMEVAEPLGWPVVVKPVMSSSGKGQSVVSCADDLPKAWEAAMAGARGTSTQVIVEEFLHFDLEITLLTIRQRNGETLFCAPIGHEQEGGDYQCSWQPAQLTDQQLREAQAMAKTVTDNLGGAGLFGVEFFLCGDEVIFSELSPRPHDTGLVTLISQNLSEFELHLRAVLGLPIPTITAAGAAASRVILAQTNMDSVAFEGVEQALTEADTQVLLFGKPTARPGRRMGVALARGADRREAQAKADRAAACVTVIPGSTAG